From the genome of Aspergillus oryzae RIB40 DNA, chromosome 4:
GAGACATTCGCTGCCCGCCTTGCCAGCTTTGATCTGGTATTGCACCCAGAGAAACGAAGAACATCGAGCGCAAAGGCCGTCAAATCAATTGCTTGGCCTCACCGGAAGCCATCGCCCGCTGAGGTATATAAATCTTGCTATCTACAATATCTGTTAATAGGAAGACTGACCCCTGGTTGTTGTAGTTGGCGCACGCGGGCTTCTACTACAATCCCTATGAAACAAATCCAGATAATACAACATGCTTTCTATGTCATAGAGCGCTCGACggatgggaggaagaagacaatcCGATAACGGAACATCTTAAGCATGCGAATGATTGCGGCTGGGCTGTTATGATGgatattcaacaacacagcTCAAACCCTGCTGAGATAGAGGACCCCACAAGTGACAAGATAAGAGAGGCGAGACTGGCCACCTTTGGCACATCATGGCCGCACGATGGGAAACGCGGTTGGGTCTGTCAGTCAGAAAAGGTATGATGTCTTGCCGTAATTTCTCCGGAATCAATTTGACGACGGTTCTGTGCCAGATGGTCGACGGGGGTTGGTATTTTTGTCCCACCGAAGAGAGCAATGACCTAGCAAGCTGTGTATACTGCAAATTGTCCCTTGATGGTTGGGAACCCAAGGACGATCCCTTGTGAGTGCTTATCGcgccttcctttttatcaCAACTAACCTCTCCAGTGATGAACATTACCGCCGTTCCGCGGACTGTTCATTTTTCGTCTTTGCCCAACCCCCTGgtaagaaaggcaaaggctcACGCACGAAAAAAGCACGTACATCCAAGGCGTCTCGTCTTTCGACCCAATCAACTGCTTCAGAAGCTATCTCGGAACTTGAAGATCCCATGGATCAGAGCACTGTCTCCCAGCCAGCTACTAAGGCAAAGGGAACCAAAAAGTCATCCAAGTcaaaatcaaagaatgcGAAGTCtaaaaaggaagaggcgGCGGAGCCCGACAGCCAGATGGATATCGATACTGCCGACTATAGCCAGCCTGAGCCCGCCAAAGCAAAACGAACCACGCGTGGAACGAAAAGGACAAGCGACCAAGTAGATAGGGAACAAGTCAATGTGGTCGACATCGAAAACTTTGAGGAAGCCGAACCACCCACTAAAAAGCGGGCCACAAAGGTGCGAAACAGCACTCAACATGACAGCAATCAAAACGATGAAGTCACCGTGGACGCACAGCTGGAAGAGAGTATCCCAGAGGACGAGGCCAAGAAAGGTCGAGGAAccacgaaaaagaaagcatccTCAAAGAGCCGAAAGGCCTCTAGCGGTTCGTCTACGTCTAAAACCGCTTCAAAATCTCGCGTGCCTAATGACAACGAGCTTGATGCAGCTCCTGTGGCCGACTTGGAGCAGCCTGAACCTGAAGAGCAAAGTCTGGAGGCCGTGCAGAAGCCATCAAAGAAGTCgaaatccaagaagaagcagaagaccaCCCCAGAGCCGCAGGAGGTGACCAATCAtgccgacgaggaagagcccGGGACAGGCGAAGCGCTGCAGCCTGAACAGCCTGAACAGCCCGAACAGACTGAAGAGCCCGAAGAGCCTGAAAAGCCCGAAGAGTCTAGCCCTAGCCCGGCAGCCCCAGAGGATAAGCCGAGCCATGTGAAATCAAAGCGCAAGTCAAGAGGCTCTAACATTCCCGAGCCAGAGCCGGAGATTGTCACAGAGAAACCACCGAAGACACGGAAGCGGTCGGGAGCAGACGCAACGTTAAAGGGTGAGACAGACTCTAGGGTTCACGAGTCGTTCGTTTCAGTAGAGATCCCAGCTAGAGTTCCTACTCCGGTAAAGCAGCCAAAAGCTGAACCTACAAATAGAAGTGAGCCTAACGACAAGGatctcaagaagaagactaagCAGAGATCTTCCACGGAGAAGGCTaagaaatcaaagaaaacaagcaaagcaGAGGCTCTTGAGCGCGAAAAAACCTCTGCTCAACAGGAGTTCGAGCCCAAACAGAGCCCCCAGGTCTCTTCAACTGGTCATGACCTTCCAGAGCAGAGCGAACCACAAGACCCGCAAGAACAAGAGGCCGAGCAGCCTTCCACACGGCGTAGATCATCTAGAGTGCCTCCAAAGACGGCAGAGAGATATAGCGACATCCCCGAGGAAAAACAGTTTGCTAGGACACTTGCGGGATCGTCGCGGAGTTCAGATAACCATAGAATGTCAGACTCCGCTGACCAAGGCAATATGTCGCCTCTTCCCACCTCGAAGAGCACACCGTCCCTATCGCCGCAGTCCTCCGATGTTGAGAACCAGCCTCCATCTCTGAAGCCTTCGGCAACGCGGCCTCCTGTAGGATCGCCGTCCAAACAACAGACCGTACGAATTCCCCTAGCGCCCAACACCCCTTCGCCAACGAAGCGTAACACCAATGCCGGGGGCCTCCGCACTACCCACCCGTGGAACCctattgatattgatgagatCCTCCTTGCTGGAAACAGTGACAAAGAGAACGTCGATTTGAGTTCAGCGCTGTATAGCGTGAAGGGTGATTTGACAAGCCCAGAGAAAAAGATGTCCGTTGAAGAATGGATTAAATGGCACGCCAAGAAcggggaggagaagttgaggCAAGAATGCGAGAGGCTAGTCGGGCAATTCGAGAGGGAGGGTGCCCGTGCAATGCGAGTACTGGAGGGAATTGAATGCATTGATTGATTTCGGATTTTGGTTCATGGGATTTGGCTGGCTGGGAGGAGTCAAGGCATGGGATATGGGCgttggatattctttttttgttcatGACCGGTACAACTATTATTTTCATGCAATTTCGCTAAATAACAGCGCGATATATGAAcgtctttttcttaatttaAGATCCAATCGAAGGCCCATAACATGTTCAGAAAGAAACCAGAACGCCGAGGGTATACTGCAACTTTTATCGACCATAAAGCACCAATCCATATACAAGCCAGCACGTCCCAaaacgaaggaaagaatgcATTCATGCGATGATTCCCAGCCGACCCTCCCAGCTGTCGTCTTCCTGCTTGATCCCATCTCCACCCTTCCGTCGCTtctcattcctcttcctcctcttctcctctcgtTCCTTAgcctcctgctcctccctCTCCTGAAGCCTAGCCCCGAGATCAAGCTGCCAAGCCCTccgttcctcctcctctcgTACCCGTTTCTGATGCGCAAGCAACCGTAGCCGCTGCCGCACATCCTCAACAGTAGCCCTCGTCACCTCACCACTCTGCCCCGTCGCAATCAAATGCTGCTTACTATTCAAATGCTCCACCAGCTGCAAATTATCCTTGAAAGTAAGATCACAGTCCCCACAGTAGAAACCAGCTCCCCGGCCTCTCTTGCCCACCGCCGACCCAGCCGACACAATCGTCGTCTTGCCCACCATCGACGCCACATCTAGTCGCTGTTTTCGGGACGTCGTGGCCTCCAAAGAGCTGTAGTCGACCGGCGCGTGCCATTTTTTGCCGAGGAGTTTGGCTTCATAGCGTGctttggattcttctttgcgtttgctttcttcgtcCGCGGCTTTTTTGGCGTATTCTTCGCGGTCCCAGGTTTTGCGGAAGGCCGTGTCGGATGTTGCAGCGGTTGGTTtggacatttttcttttgacttcttcGGTTTTGATTTTGGCTTTTGGTTGTGTCTTGGGGGAGGGTGGAAGTTTGTGGTGTTTTTGTTAGATGTAGCTATTGAGATgggttgaagatcatggatgaATTGAACGGGTGGATATGGTATGGCAAATTATCCAAGGTGGTAAGCGGTGAGAAGCAGATATACCATGTGATCTACTTATTCTTAGACTAGACTTCCTATTTGGGAATAGCGACGGGACGACATGCAACCATCCAGATGGAGTTTAGCTACTATTTCATCTATGAGGTAGCATCTGGCAGCAAATATGTAGAAGTGCAGGCATACAGTTAAACTCAAAATAGAAATATTTCTCCCACTTCCAACCTCCTAATTCACGAATACGAAACGCCTCAAGCTCGtttctccagcttcttgccGATCTGGCTGAACTCATCCCGCCACTTGCCAACCCTATCCTCACGCTCAAATGGATCCTTATTGATCCATTCCAGGTCAATATGTATTTCTTTGGACAGGGTAATAGTTCCCTCAATTGGCTCCCCGAGGCCTTCTAGTAAACCGGGGCCAGCTGCCGATGCATCATTTGGATCGTCCCACACCTTGACCTTGTATTTCTTGTCgggctggaagaagaaacatgcCGGCAGCTCACTCTTAGACGTTGGAAAGGGCTGCATGGGAGTTTCAGGAACTTCTGTCAAAGCGAGAATCGCTCCTTTCTCAGCATGTCCTTTATTAAGCGAAGAGACCAGTTTATCATCCAGCTTTACATTGCCCGCTGAGAATGTAGCATTGGGTGCTTGCAGGAGCATATGTGAGATGTGCCATTGCTTCCCAGAGCCGTAGAGGTAGAACGGCATGTAATCTTCAGGATAGTCAACTTCTCGGTTGGCCGAGTTGAGAGGACGGCTCTTGATCACTCGTTTCAATGTCACAGGTGTGGAAGTGCGGACCGGACCACTAGGGTTTTGTTAGACATCTGACTGtaggtatgtatatgtaaCTGCTAGAAGTGCATTGCACTTACCCATGGTGTGTATATATGGTCCCGTTGAAGCTCACAGGGCTGCCTCGCTCGCATTCGCTCACCACTTGCTGGAGGTCGATCTCTACGGATGATTTGAGGAAGATAGGATCCTGGGGATTTGATTCCCGGATTTCAATATAGTCTGACTTGGCATGGTCTTCAAGCTCCACGGCCAGAATGATCTGTTGTCGGTGCTTGCCCAAGTGGAATGATGGTTGATAGGCCAAGAAAATCTCGTCCGTCCCCTGCATTACAAATCGGTGGATAGCCGAGCCTCTTGCATTACGCTTGCGGCACAGTCTGACCCCATCCTCGACTACTGAGCGGAAGTAGTCTACCATCGTACTAATGAAATCGTTGTCTGTAGGGAATGGGCTCATGACGACGTTTCTCAGTACGAATAGAGGCCGATCGCACTGTGGAAGGCCGAGTCTTCTCTTGAACTCCTTGGCACACTTGCCATATAGCTCGTTCGTGAACTCAGTCGACGTCAGGTAGAACGGGATCTTGGTGGGATCCTGGTCAGGTGAACAGATAGACAGACGCTCAACGACATGTCTTGTGAGGTAGTTGGCTTCTTCTATGTCAGTGTTCCAGGTTCTGTCCTTGTCATCATACCGCCAGTTGAGTGCAAAGGCATTGATGTTCAGGTCTGAACCAAGGCCCCGGAGAAGTGTCATGAGCTTTTCTTCCGTGGGTTTGCCCACATCACTCTCGACAATCTCGCGATTGCTTTTTGGGAGAATTTCTTGGCGGATTcgctccttttctttctctatcGCGTGCTCGTTGAAGGGGTCCTTCCATTCAGAGGGAAGTTTGTGAAACGGAACACACATGAAGTAGTCGTCGTCTTTCGTGGTCATGGCGGCCCAGTGAGCAGAGAGCTGGTACTTATTAGCCTTATGTGAATTATTGACTACTTGTGGAAGAAAATACCTACCCTAGTACATGTAAAAGATACTTCACTGAGCAGAGCGCCGTATCCTTGGGGATTGAGCCCGATACATTTGTTGGAGAGCCAGATCGACATGGCTGCAGCACCAGGCTTACTACTTGCTGTCAGTTCCCTGAAGCTGCGAGGTAACCGAAAACCCGTGAACATACCTGCCCTCGACCCCATAAATTCCCATCCCAGTCT
Proteins encoded in this window:
- a CDS encoding uncharacterized protein (predicted protein) is translated as MAARWETRLGLSVRKGMMSCRNFSGINLTTVLCQMVDGGWYFCPTEESNDLASCVYCKLSLDGWEPKDDPFDEHYRRSADCSFFVFAQPPGKKGKGSRTKKARTSKASRLSTQSTASEAISELEDPMDQSTVSQPATKAKGTKKSSKSKSKNAKSKKEEAAEPDSQMDIDTADYSQPEPAKAKRTTRGTKRTSDQVDREQVNVVDIENFEEAEPPTKKRATKVRNSTQHDSNQNDEVTVDAQLEESIPEDEAKKGRGTTKKKASSKSRKASSGSSTSKTASKSRVPNDNELDAAPVADLEQPEPEEQSLEAVQKPSKKSKSKKKQKTTPEPQEVTNHADEEEPGTGEALQPEQPEQPEQTEEPEEPEKPEESSPSPAAPEDKPSHVKSKRKSRGSNIPEPEPEIVTEKPPKTRKRSGADATLKGETDSRVHESFVSVEIPARVPTPVKQPKAEPTNRSEPNDKDLKKKTKQRSSTEKAKKSKKTSKAEALEREKTSAQQEFEPKQSPQVSSTGHDLPEQSEPQDPQEQEAEQPSTRRRSSRVPPKTAERYSDIPEEKQFARTLAGSSRSSDNHRMSDSADQGNMSPLPTSKSTPSLSPQSSDVENQPPSLKPSATRPPVGSPSKQQTVRIPLAPNTPSPTKRNTNAGGLRTTHPWNPIDIDEILLAGNSDKENVDLSSALYSVKGDLTSPEKKMSVEEWIKWHAKNGEEKLRQECERLVGQFEREGARAMRVLEGIECID
- a CDS encoding U4/U6-U5 snRNP complex subunit SNU23 (predicted protein), with translation MSKPTAATSDTAFRKTWDREEYAKKAADEESKRKEESKARYEAKLLGKKWHAPVDYSSLEATTSRKQRLDVASMVGKTTIVSAGSAVGKRGRGAGFYCGDCDLTFKDNLQLVEHLNIYPRRSGFFLNMLWAFDWILN
- a CDS encoding pyridoxal phosphate-dependent decarboxylase family protein (predicted protein) — encoded protein: MSDHGDLTHQAISSYFIGPQAENMSYFKDNISTILHELEEARKKYKFDGDQRFITSSIQNSEEFQRITRNFAQAMKKAARLMGSHSIPFWNPRYQAHMCTDLSMPALLGYFMTMIYNPNNVALEASPLTTVAEMEVGEQLCHLFGYNTDPSRKDVPTGWGHVTCGGTVANLEAIWVSRNLKFYPLALRKAMSETVVVDGSEKKGPLSFVADRFVVTTCKGERKLFTDMSTWELLNLRPKTVLDLPQELHEQFGISPKFVESALQNFNIQSTGKDALEREFEVKQPIKCFLSNTRHYSWPKGGAITGLGSDAFEGIEVDDAARINLDVLQERLQRCLDEGQAVYAVVAIIGSTEEGAVDRLSAILAMRQRFQSKGLSFLVHADAAWGGYFATMLPRNLYDMPRGPSVSNPEDSFDGGAEGFVPDLSLKLETQEDLLALKYADSITVDPHKAGYIPYPGGSLVYRDGRMRYLVTWTAPVLSQGSETGMGIYGVEGSKPGAAAMSIWLSNKCIGLNPQGYGALLSEVSFTCTRLSAHWAAMTTKDDDYFMCVPFHKLPSEWKDPFNEHAIEKEKERIRQEILPKSNREIVESDVGKPTEEKLMTLLRGLGSDLNINAFALNWRYDDKDRTWNTDIEEANYLTRHVVERLSICSPDQDPTKIPFYLTSTEFTNELYGKCAKEFKRRLGLPQCDRPLFVLRNVVMSPFPTDNDFISTMVDYFRSVVEDGVRLCRKRNARGSAIHRFVMQGTDEIFLAYQPSFHLGKHRQQIILAVELEDHAKSDYIEIRESNPQDPIFLKSSVEIDLQQVVSECERGSPVSFNGTIYTHHGGPVRTSTPVTLKRVIKSRPLNSANREVDYPEDYMPFYLYGSGKQWHISHMLLQAPNATFSAGNVKLDDKLVSSLNKGHAEKGAILALTEVPETPMQPFPTSKSELPACFFFQPDKKYKVKVWDDPNDASAAGPGLLEGLGEPIEGTITLSKEIHIDLEWINKDPFEREDRVGKWRDEFSQIGKKLEKRA